Sequence from the Nasonia vitripennis strain AsymCx chromosome 5, Nvit_psr_1.1, whole genome shotgun sequence genome:
TCGCCCAATATGACTATGACTATGACTTGGTTATATATTTCCAGAAGATTGGCCACGAAACATTCAAGTGACCATTCTAAAATAGAGAAGTTTAATTTTCCTTTTTATATGCtactgggggggggggggcatggATACTGGGAATTTTGGTACTATTAATGGAAAAAggtgtatttatattaataaaataattcttcaattcaataaattctttataaataaatagtattaAGGAATCACTGCGATAATAAATTTAGGAGTgccataaaaatatattagaaatGTGTTCTGAGCTGTTTTGTAGTCGATTTTGATCTTGATGACTTACTTGTATTGTACTCTGGTAaacaataaatgaataaaataaagataTAGTATCTTTGGAAAATAAATGTGTCTTCTGTCTGgatgtgtatgcgtgtgtgcgtgcgtgcgtgcgtgtgtgtgtcaaAGAAGTGGGGTATGAAAGTAACAATTGTAAATGACACAGTGCTTTGTCCTTGTTGTTGATTAATAATGTAAACATACTAGCACCTTCTAAAGCCAAAGTTTGTGAAGACCAGCAtacaatatacatattttgaaataaattatccgTATGGCTTCTACGCCCCTCTCCCAAACATACACTTGATCGACGtgttaaattaataattttgaaaattttttaattatattgataGTTCTGTAAATGTATCGTTGATTTGAAAATTAACGTTCATAGTAGGAAATGTGTGTAACATTATCGATAATGTAGAACATTAACTACGCAGGTATGCATTAGTTACCACTTAAAGATAATTTATCGTCATTTGGtaaattgataaataaaaaaaaatccaaataaagaaaaacaaacgctgtatagtatatattttttataatcatttctgaaaaattatattcattttATTGCATTCTTATCCGAAGTTATTAGCAGAGTCAAAGTTTTCAAAGTTCATAACAGATGGCGCTTTACACTTTTTGACAGCCATATTGAATAAACACAGTACCTATACACAGTCAAATAAGTGAAAACAGTTAGACGTTAGCGTCTTCGTAAACCAAATGCTAATGAACACTTTTGGGCCTCAATTTAGTGCTCCCGAGTGGGGcgcatatttaaaaatttacaaaataatcaaGGGATCGAATAAATGAGTAAGTAATATTTATCGTGGTTTCTAAAATTGATGGATCTTGCAGTGTATTTTGTCCTGCATTATCGGCGGTACATTCGACACACGTGTATTTACAAGATATGTGaaaataaacataattttGACATTTACTCACACTCCCTACTGTCAAATATATTTCAAGTCTTAAAAAGCTTATTATTAATGTTAACTCAagttcataaattattattttatccgTACTTTAACCACGTATACATGAAACTGTAGACAAGATGTGGGTGGCCGAGTATATTCATACATTAATATAGAGGTCGTGCACCTCCTAGTCAGAGGCAGGTGGCCTACACAGTTTATATCATCTTACCGTTTTTGTATACCggaaaaattatattcatcACATAAATTTTGTATGTTTCAGCCTCGGGTACGAAAATGGCGtggattcattttttcaagattttttgGATGTTGAatctctttattattttaagaaatgcCGAAGCCGgtaattattcaaatattgaCTTGCCGGAGAGTCATCTGAAGTACTATTTTAATTCGTTTCCTGCGCTGGCCGACGAATGCCGGAAGGATTCAGAATGTCCATATAaagtaagaaaaaaagtatgctcgatacatataataaattgatcaatataattataaatatataatatcataaaaatattgttattaaattttataaggaTATGAAATTAATGCATTTTAACTTCAAATGTTGAGAACAAGAACacacattattttttttttgtttagttaaacgtttttaaaaatttaatttaaaaaaaaattgttttgataGGATTATTTAGACAAAAAAGCGTGTTGGGGATATGAACTAGGATGTACACTAGAAAATGCATTTTCTTCTCCTCGCTGTCCTGGAGACCATAAAGGCTGGGTCGCTACTAAAAAAGCTCAGTTGGACACATTTTATACACAAGGTGATTTTGGATACATAAGAGATCAGCGAAAAGAAATGATGGTATTATGCGAGCCGCTATTCATAGTTAGTattgcttttttaaattttctaaatcaataaaattgatttaattgtaatttattatacATGTACATTTCAGGATGACTCATCGTTAGAATGTTCTGAGCACATGAGATTTTGTCGCGGACGAAATATATTGCTTAATTTTACTGATCTTGTTAATAGAAAAGAGCCGATAAGGTATAAAATGGACGTCTTGAAAGAGGGACAGGTTGGAGGTTATTGCACGTGAGTctaatttaaatgaaatttattttgttcttTGTATGAATTTTCACATaggcaatatttttatgtagGTTACATGAACAAAGACTGAAATATAATGCTGACCACATTAGTCCTCTGCAATCATGGGGCCCAGAAATAAGAAATTTCAAGAAACTACCTCGTAAACCCATAGTGGAAGGTAACTGTGATGTTATTATTGAGAAACCTACTTATATTCTAAAAATTGATGCAGGTATATACATTTAAGCTTTGAGaacatataattatatatgaaaTAACGTCTATAGTAATTTTACCATTTCTCTATAGCTGTAAATATGTATCATCATTTCtgtgattttttcaatttgtacGCTTCATTGCATGTGAATCTTTCACATCCAACTGTATTTAATACCGACAATCACATCATGATTTGGGAAAGCTACAGGTATTTTAGGCTtttgctaaaaataaaaaacttggtttaaaaatatgaatgttaaaaatttactgaTTTTGTAGTTACCGATCTGCATTTCAAGATACTTTTGAAGTATTTACAAAAAACCCTCTCTGGGATCTGAAGACATTTAGAGGGGAAACTGTCTGCTTTAAAAACGTTGTATTTCCACTATTACCAAGAATGATTTTCGGATTATTCTATAATACACCACTCGTAAGTTTGAATGAttgtttaaaacaataatcttgtttgtaacaatgagcttattaaataaaattttaaatcttttgTAGATATATGGCTGTGAAAAGAGTGGACTTTTCACAGCATTTTCAGATCACGTTTTGCATAGGCTGCGCATACCGTTGCACGtgagaaaaaatacaaaaattcgCGTAACTCTTTTAAGCAGGGATACACAGTATCGAAGAATTTTAAACGAGGATGAATTGGTAAAGGCTCTTGAAAAGAATCCTCGTTACgaagtaaaaaaggtaatttgTAATGGATGAAAATGGTTTGTGGCtgatttttaaagtaaatatcATTTTAGGTCGTTTACAATAAACATATGCCATTTAAAAAACAGCTTGAAATCACGAGGAATTCAGACatttttatcggcattcacgGGGCTGGTTTAACTCATTTCATGTTTCTTCCCGAATGGGCCGTCGGATTCGAACTGTAAGTTCAAGCAGAAATCACTAATTGTTCATATCCTACAAAGATTCGAattgatattaaaaatttaacgaaCTATCTATCTCAATTTATAGGTATAACTGTGAAGATGCCAGCTGTTATAAAGATTTAGCTCGGCTCAAGGGTATCAAATATCTGACATGGGAAGATGGAGAAAAATTAATCGAACACGATCCTGTAAGATATTTATGAAACGAAAAATAGTCAATTGTTTAGTGATTCATATTTAttaaagtgaaaattttctttacatTTTCATAGGGTACTCATCCTCACGGTGGTGCACATGCtaaatttacaaattacaGCTTCGATATCGAAGAGTTCGTAAGAATTGTTTCCGTAGCAGAGAAACACGTCGGAAACCATGCTTCGTTCAATgcgtttataaaaaaacgcaAACCCGAAGAGACTAACAAAAGACTAATACAAGATGAATTATGACATTCACTTGAATGGACAGGAGGTTATAATAATGCTTAagtatttaacaataaaaaatatcacaaTGTTAACTGTTGACAGCATAAATTATATGTTTGTACTATGACGCAATTGTTAAAAATGTGCATCtatcaaaatatatttgttaaaaacGGCTTTGGTTTGTGAAGTAATCTTCTACACatattgttaatttttataaatatacaaattttataaagaaatacaaaaaattgcaTGCATTAATACTTTCTTTATACACGTTCACTTATCAATTcgtattttatgtattaggtAGATTACACCGAAATCAAAAAGTTTATTGTGAGAATTAATTGATCTTTTTGGCACTGAGAATATACCTTGCCCTATAGCGCAACAAAACAAAAGTTACGTTAACGACCATATAGGTTATGATTACGGTCAAAGAACGGAGTTCATCGGCATGCAAAGTTTTCATGGCCATATTGATTGTGCCCGTCAATAGATTTGCAAAGAGGAAAAATAGCAAACCGTTGTCGTTGATTGCCTCGAATATCTCGAgagtttttacaatattaatacTCTCTTTGGCATTTAAATCATCGCGTCGCAATTGTTTGGAAATTTTTCGACGACTCTTGTCTCTCAAACAGCCAGTAATGCATTCCATTATCACATCTATCATCAATAAAAAGGTAAGTACTAAAGTACTCAAAGTGAGTATCCACGCACAGTAACCCGAGTTGGCCAATCTTCGCGATATGCGGAAATACTGTTCGCAATAATAAGTCGCATAAAATGCCACACTGGCGAGAGCGTACAACTTTATCGTAAGAAACATGGAACGAGTGTATTCGATGTGAAACTGGTAACCAGAGAACTTGATGTTGAAAATCAATTGATTGTCGGTATTTTTCTGATACGACGAGTGTATCAGTTTTCCCAAGGCTATTCCCAGCAAGTAAAGTCCCACGTAGCCAGGGATCGAGACCCAGCCTTCCCGGTTGGCAGACAACAGATCTTTCCTCGGCTCGTCACTCAAGACCCATTCCTTCAAGCCTTTCGTACTCAGCGCGTACTCGTGCATCGCCAAGATCCATAGTCCCGTCGGCAGGGCGTACTTGGAGCTTAAATTTTTGGAAAGCACTCCCGTGAAAAGCTTGACGCAAGCCAGAGTCAGGAAGAAATTCCAGTGTACGCCGTATTCGCTGACGTGTCGTTGGTATCCGAGCAATTCCACGGAGACGAATCTGATTAAACCCAAAGCTATCAAGGGTACGCAGCCCTTCAAGGTCTTCTTGAGTCCCTCGAAAAAGGGAGTCTTCTGAATCGCCTCGACGCTTCTGGCTTCCGGGGACACGATAGCGTTGGCGATTATATAAAATCCAACGCCCGTGTCCATCAAACTGTAGCCGTAGGTCTCGGTCTTCACGAATTTCCTGGGGAAGCAGGTGAAGTCGACCGCTAGGATGCAGACGGCAGTCATAATGTTGGTCAACGCGCGGAAGTTCGTGATAAAACCTAGCTTACTGGCGTTTTGACTAGCAGGAAAGGCCTTGAAAGAGTCTCGGGGTTTGCACGCGAGAGTCAGCATGATGTTCGCGGCGGAGACGATCAGGAAGATCTGGGAAACGGCTATCACTTTCTCGGATAACACTGTACAACACAGGACACATGGTACGATGGTGATGCAAAATTCGATTAAAATACGAGTCTGCTTGTTGATCTGCGGCCCGGCTAGCGTGATCAACGTGAGAGCCAGCAGAATGCTGCAAATGTTGGGGAGAATCGCGAAGAGCACGTCGCTGGCCGAAGTCCCGGCATTATTTGAAACTGCCTCCTCCTGCTGCCGACGGTAGCGCTGGTAGTCGTCCTCCATCTTGGCTGACAAGGGGTGCGGGTTATTTACTCTGCGTGCAGAAAACACAACAAACTTATTCAGTACACAATTGTCACCTGCGGTCTTGATTCAATTATTCAGAGGACTAGAGCGGTTTACCTTACACATTCGAGAAGGTGGCGGTCGAGGTTTATCGCGGGGATGAGGTAAGAATTCGCCGATACGCCGAGCAGCAGCTCAAGCTCATACTGTGCGGCTGGAATGCTTTTACTATACTACCTCCATCTGTCGCCTGTACCATTCACACGTACCAACGGAGTAACGCACTGATGTCTCATCTCTGTGTAAATATATACTGTCACGAATTCGTattcgttaaaaataaatttttaaaaaaagatcagaATTTCGATGGTAGAAAAAGCTGAGaatcttttttcttttggcTAAAAAAGACCTTGACTTGCTTGATTGATGAACAAAAAATGTCTGTctacattttaaaattgttcCACATTgtcaatttattaaatatttctgGCATTGAAAATTTCATGCACTAtgcataaatttaaattcatcTGTTTTAATTGATATCCAACAGAACTATCAAGTTGCATTTACATctgtaaatttttcaatttgctACCAGTAACAACgacaaaattttgatttcagatGTAATGTAGCCAGAAACAATGGCATCAAATCCTAAAAGAACATTTCCCTTTGGTGGCAAAACCCAAACGCCACCACAGAAAAAAACTAGGAGTATATTTGCACCAaatcaagaaaataaattggAAAATTCTGATGCAAACAGCGATGATGAAGTTACTTCGCCAAATAAGCCAAAAGATCAAACAAAACAAACATTTGGTAACAAAAAAAGCCATGCACCTTTGGCTGAAAAAATGAGGCCTAATGAATTAAGCGACTATGTAGGGCAATCGCATCTTATAGGACCAAAAACATTGTTACATGATCTATTGAGAAATGGTGAGATTCCAAGTATGATATTGTGGGGACCACCTGGATGTGGAAAGGCATGTCTCTAAACTAGTTTTAATAATTCTTGATATTTAAAACTTGTATTTGATAAGTGGCAAAATAATTCTAACAATTCATGTTCTTAACTGTTTATAGACTTCTTTGGTCAACGTGATAATGCAAGAAAGCAAAAAATTGTCTGATATACctgtgaaatttataaaactatcAGCTACTACTTCTAGTATCAATGATGTAAGAAAAGCAGTTACAGAAGCAGAGAATCAAGCTAAGCAAGGACGGCGCACTGTAGTTTTTATGGATGAGATTCACAGGTTTAATAAACTGCAACAAGATATCTTCCTACCTCATGTAGAAGCAGGCACATTCATTTTGATTGGAGCTACAACTGAGAATCCATCCTCGGGCTTAAATTCTGCATTGTTAAGCAGATGCCGTGTATTTGTCTTGAAAAAATTACAGAAAGAGAATTTAGTTTCCATTCTTATGAAAGCCATTAAAATGATGGATGGAGAAGTAGTAACAGAGAGTGAAATAATAAGCAAAGTTGATTCCGATACTAAATTTTTTGTTGAACAAAAGATTTTAGAATGGTTAGCAGAAGCTTGTGATGGTGATGCAAGAGTTGCATTAGGTGGATTAGAAATGACTGTTCAAGCGAGAGTATCCAATGCCAACATAAGCTCAAAgcctataaaattaaatttgaacgATGTCAAACACAGTTTGGAAAAGGCTCAATCTTTAACTGGCAAAAAAAGTGATAATATTAGTCAGTTGTATTCTGCACTTCATCATTCTATTGTAGCAGATGAAGATAATGCTGCATTATACTGGTTGGCAAGGATAATGGATACTGGTGAAGATCCTGTTTATATTGCAAGAAAACTAGTCAGAATAGCAAGTGAAGACATTGGTCTTGCAGACGATTATGCATTGGGtaagttttaaacaaacattcATTTCTAAACTCAAAGTCTAATAAGGATCCATTATAGAACATGAGTTTGGTGGGCTGAAGATTCATTAATTTACTTTGGATAAAAACTGTAAAACATTCAAAAtgatacataaatatatatcattaattttaattatcagTATACTAaaactttcaaaataaaaaagcatatataataatagaatTAATTAGTTATCTAcctaatttatttaattgacttagtttaaaaatatataaaaacattGTAGATACTGCTGTTCATACCATGAATGCATGCCAAATGATAGGAATGCCAGAATGTGATGTAGTATTAGCACAATGTGTTGTTTATTTAACGAGAGcagaaaaatcaaaagaagcatctaatgctttaaaaaaatcaaaagacATCATAGAAAACCACAAGGGACCACAGCCGAAAGTTCCCTTATTCATAAAAGATACGTCGGCACAGAAAAAGCTCAAAGCTACACTTGGTATATAAAAACATTATgtatttttcgtattttacTTATGTTATTAAACAGcaacttaattatttattaaaatttaataccattaacgattattatttttgtggAATTCTATTTGACTGTTTAcacattaaaatttatatatatatatatatatgtgtgtgtgtgttaaaACAGCACAATTAGAACTAtttttacttcatatataCGCAAAACCATTTTCAATAACCATAtgcattttatatttacagggccaaattttaaaaatattgtacgtgaagaaaatttaaacaaaaatcacTTACCTCAAGGTTTGGAGAACATGAATTTCTTTAACGATGAATAAAGCTTTGGATTGAACTTGAACTGGCAGGTTatctttttgtaaataaaaaacgtgCCGTTCCGTTAGCGATTCCATTGTATATACATTCCTTTTTACTTTCATACTTTTATTTGTGATCAGCGAAATActttttgtataaaaactCGAATAAAAAACTGCGAAGCAACATATCTCGCATCTTGACTAATCGCGTCAAACTATTATCCCAACCTCTCTTTTGGCTATGCACTAATAAATACTCAAGTACTCTCAAAAACCAGTCTCACAGCTctacaacaaaaaataaatgaaacctTTAAGCATTTATTGTCCactatttatgaaaaaaacttCGACACGACTCGCAAAACATTTTCACCGAACCGCACTGATCGCGAGCTCACGAAACTATGACTTTTTCCGATTCTTCACTGTTTTAACTGCTGCAATTTGAACCGGAAACGAATTTTAGGTTTTTTACATTAAAGTAAAGCATGCTAACTTTTGTGACCGTAAACCACTTTTTTGCAATCAAATCTGTAAAACTAACAAAAAGTACGTTATTGGACTAACGAATTTCGCAGTAGCTGTAGGAGCTCAATCTTAGCCAAAATACGTTTTTTGTCGACTCAGGTCTGACCGGTCTGTGAATTTCGCGTGTTTCGAAGAATAAATGTCGACTTCCAAAAACTTATAAAACAACTCTTATTCATATTGTTCATGTAGATAATTATATTACGGTCAACGGTCAGCCACACAGTTATGCTCGAATTGCGTTTTCCTCAGACCGGAAGTCAATTGTGAATTTTCTAATGTCCAAAAGGGAACGTTCTTGATATTTTGAATATCAAAATCTAGTACATTGATTacaaaattctttaaaaatgGACTAAAATAAGAGGAAAAATTCTAGCCTCTCAGCACAACTGATTTCTTGGAGAATTCAATTCGTCGAAGCGGATGGCGCCATTGTTGTGCGCAGCCGCACGCTCGCGTCGTGTCTGTGACGAGCACATACTTGATACTTATAACACGATTACACGAAGCCGCTATGACGACGGTGACGGATATTCCCCAAGGTCGACCTTTAATTCGTTGCTTGACGTCAACTGGTACGTATATAGAGTATAGACTGACTACTGAGTGCACTCACGATATACTTATAGGTGATCGAATAACTTTTCTCGAGGGGTCAGGGGAGTGAAAATCGACAACGACTAACTTGGTGGgaggtagaaaaaaaaaatcagctgCGAAGTGCGACGACTGCTCTTGGCGGCTCTTTTCCTCGCGGCTCACATCAGGCTTCTGATGTCGCGCTgacatcagcagcagcaattcCACCGTGCACTTAACCTATGCGAGTTATTCATCGAGTTTCTTTTGGCCTACATAAATTTGACTAGTGCTGATTGCCAATACAACACACCGAGATGAAGGTCTGGATGTCCGAGCACACTTTCAAGTGAGTACCCTATCCCTTTTCTCTCATAACCTAATAAGTGCCTCTATTGATTCGTCCTTGGAAACTTCTGGCATTGTAGGATCAATATTTACTGCAATTCTATACTTTCTTTACACTCAAATCCATGTAACACTTGTATACTGAAGTGTGTCATTCTGTTTTCTAGTCATCCATGGGAGACTGTAGCATCCGCTGCGTGGAGGAAGTACCCAAATCCCATAACTCCATCAGTGCTGGGTACTGATGTCATTGACAGGAGGGTCGTTAATGGAGTCTTGCATACGCATAGACTCGTTTCTAGTCAGTGGGGATTTCCACGATGGACAAAACCAGTAAGTTCTGGATCTTGTATACTTAATTATATCGACACATTAATGTTCAATGGTCTATAACCTGCAATTTCTAcgtgcattttttattgaatatagACTAGATCTCATTTTCTCAATGTATTTATCTATTAGATtctataaacaaataaaaagataCATTATTTCGATTCAATTTAACTACTAATATGATGCAATTTTCATGCATTATGATACATCTTGAATTAATGTTTTTTACATAATCTTCTGATATTTTCATTGATAAGCTTCTTTTAAGTAGGTTCAATGATCATTAATTAAATGACATGGTCATTAATTAACAGTTGTCtcattttttactttaattGATAATGTCTAATCAACTACATAAAACAGTTGCAAATTGCTTTATACTACatgattttaaaaactttgtcttgaaaacaaaaatgactCAACTATGTAGCATAAACAGCATAATAGTGTGAATCACTTAGTGACAAAGACAAAGACAAAGGTgcataaaaaatgcattaatcatattgaataaaatttagaTACACTGTATCAGTGTTGAATTTCTTATCTTAATGCGCTATTGTATATGAGAATGGTTATCATCGTAGGTAACGAAAGAAATGTCTAGAATTTTTATCTTTCAAATCagtgataatttattattcataaatcTTAAAATCTGTTAAGgtttgtaataattatttttagtttcaTCTGGAATTGTTATATATCATAGAGTTATTAGATTCTCATTTTATTAACTAtagataatatattaattatgacattttttttagtcaTCCCCATTCATTCATTGGTCAAAGAGAAGTTCTTCATTCAATCAACTTGCGTAATTTTGGCGCaatgaaatattaaagaaaaatttcatGAGGCAACGAATTTTTCCTTATAAATAGAATCAAGCACCAAATGAAAAGTCGTACTTTCACGCATATACGCATGCGATTCACGTGGTTGGCAGCGTACAGTACAATGTCAAGGCCGTTCAATAATCTGTGGTATACTTGCTGAGAAAGTTGATTTCATTGGCGAATGCGTACGGCGTCTCGCATAATGTCAGGAAAATGATTAACAATAGTTCGCCAATCAGCTGTTGTACACGTTGAGGCATTTGTAATCTCACGCACGTTTTTGTAATCTTTTTTCAAGCATCCTGACAGTTTCGTAAGATGCGCGTTCGACGCGGTGAAAGTTGTCtgatgtatatataggtatactttATACGCGTTGGACTTTTTGGCGTCGGTTGTACAGTCGATATATCATTTAACGCTTTGTCATAAGTTTTTTCATATACTTCATCAattgattttatatttctatGTATGCGAATTGGCCtcaagttatttaaaaatctaacACTACCGTTACGTCGATTGCTACTCAATTCAGATGCCGAGAACAATCCCGCTGATCAAGGATACGGTTCTTTTTCGTCTGGCGTTCTTGTAAATACCATGGCCAGTGCAGCTCTTAAAAAAGTGACACATACACCTGAACGTGTACTCTTCTATTCGAATGCACTAACGCAAATTCATTGTCTCGGGTGCTTAAATTCAAATCGCGTCTAACGCGCGCGTAATCCGGCCCGTAAAAAGGGAGGGCATTATCCTCGTGCCGAGCAATTCGCTGGTGTTGGCTGAAGCGCAGCCGTGGCCTGCACCCGGAAATTCGAAACTCACGCGCGGCTACCAAACTATGCGCGCAAGAAGATCGTTGGGAAACGCCGGGGAATTGCAAAacaacgtcgt
This genomic interval carries:
- the LOC100114542 gene encoding ATPase WRNIP1 isoform X2, whose amino-acid sequence is MASNPKRTFPFGGKTQTPPQKKTRSIFAPNQENKLENSDANSDDEVTSPNKPKDQTKQTFGNKKSHAPLAEKMRPNELSDYVGQSHLIGPKTLLHDLLRNGEIPSMILWGPPGCGKTSLVNVIMQESKKLSDIPVKFIKLSATTSSINDVRKAVTEAENQAKQGRRTVVFMDEIHRFNKLQQDIFLPHVEAGTFILIGATTENPSSGLNSALLSRCRVFVLKKLQKENLVSILMKAIKMMDGEVVTESEIISKVDSDTKFFVEQKILEWLAEACDGDARVALGGLEMTVQARVSNANISSKPIKLNLNDVKHSLEKAQSLTGKKSDNISQLYSALHHSIVADEDNAALYWLARIMDTGEDPVYIARKLVRIASEDIGLADDYALGPNFKNIVREENLNKNHLPQGLENMNFFNDE
- the LOC100114542 gene encoding ATPase WRNIP1 isoform X1 yields the protein MASNPKRTFPFGGKTQTPPQKKTRSIFAPNQENKLENSDANSDDEVTSPNKPKDQTKQTFGNKKSHAPLAEKMRPNELSDYVGQSHLIGPKTLLHDLLRNGEIPSMILWGPPGCGKTSLVNVIMQESKKLSDIPVKFIKLSATTSSINDVRKAVTEAENQAKQGRRTVVFMDEIHRFNKLQQDIFLPHVEAGTFILIGATTENPSSGLNSALLSRCRVFVLKKLQKENLVSILMKAIKMMDGEVVTESEIISKVDSDTKFFVEQKILEWLAEACDGDARVALGGLEMTVQARVSNANISSKPIKLNLNDVKHSLEKAQSLTGKKSDNISQLYSALHHSIVADEDNAALYWLARIMDTGEDPVYIARKLVRIASEDIGLADDYALDTAVHTMNACQMIGMPECDVVLAQCVVYLTRAEKSKEASNALKKSKDIIENHKGPQPKVPLFIKDTSAQKKLKATLGPNFKNIVREENLNKNHLPQGLENMNFFNDE
- the LOC100114576 gene encoding uncharacterized protein At4g17910; translation: MEDDYQRYRRQQEEAVSNNAGTSASDVLFAILPNICSILLALTLITLAGPQINKQTRILIEFCITIVPCVLCCTVLSEKVIAVSQIFLIVSAANIMLTLACKPRDSFKAFPASQNASKLGFITNFRALTNIMTAVCILAVDFTCFPRKFVKTETYGYSLMDTGVGFYIIANAIVSPEARSVEAIQKTPFFEGLKKTLKGCVPLIALGLIRFVSVELLGYQRHVSEYGVHWNFFLTLACVKLFTGVLSKNLSSKYALPTGLWILAMHEYALSTKGLKEWVLSDEPRKDLLSANREGWVSIPGYVGLYLLGIALGKLIHSSYQKNTDNQLIFNIKFSGYQFHIEYTRSMFLTIKLYALASVAFYATYYCEQYFRISRRLANSGYCAWILTLSTLVLTFLLMIDVIMECITGCLRDKSRRKISKQLRRDDLNAKESINIVKTLEIFEAINDNGLLFFLFANLLTGTINMAMKTLHADELRSLTVIITYMVVNVTFVLLRYRARYILSAKKIN
- the LOC100114611 gene encoding EGF domain-specific O-linked N-acetylglucosamine transferase codes for the protein MTSGTKMAWIHFFKIFWMLNLFIILRNAEAGNYSNIDLPESHLKYYFNSFPALADECRKDSECPYKDYLDKKACWGYELGCTLENAFSSPRCPGDHKGWVATKKAQLDTFYTQGDFGYIRDQRKEMMVLCEPLFIDDSSLECSEHMRFCRGRNILLNFTDLVNRKEPIRYKMDVLKEGQVGGYCTLHEQRLKYNADHISPLQSWGPEIRNFKKLPRKPIVEGNCDVIIEKPTYILKIDAAVNMYHHFCDFFNLYASLHVNLSHPTVFNTDNHIMIWESYSYRSAFQDTFEVFTKNPLWDLKTFRGETVCFKNVVFPLLPRMIFGLFYNTPLIYGCEKSGLFTAFSDHVLHRLRIPLHVRKNTKIRVTLLSRDTQYRRILNEDELVKALEKNPRYEVKKVVYNKHMPFKKQLEITRNSDIFIGIHGAGLTHFMFLPEWAVGFELYNCEDASCYKDLARLKGIKYLTWEDGEKLIEHDPGTHPHGGAHAKFTNYSFDIEEFVRIVSVAEKHVGNHASFNAFIKKRKPEETNKRLIQDEL